One Orcinus orca chromosome 7, mOrcOrc1.1, whole genome shotgun sequence genomic window carries:
- the RALB gene encoding ras-related protein Ral-B isoform X4 produces MTLYVAVQFVEDYEPTKADSYRKKVVLDGEEVQIDILDTAGQEDYAAIRDNYFRSGEGFLLVFSITEHESFTATAEFREQILRVKAEEDKVPLLVAGNKSDLQERRQVPLEEARAKAEEWGVQYVETSAKTRANVDKVFFDLMREIRAKKMSENKDKNGKKSSKNKKSFKERCCLL; encoded by the exons ATGACCTTGTATGTTGCTGTGCAG TTCGTGGAGGACTATGAACCTACCAAGGCTGACAGTTACAGGAAGAAGGTGGTCCTGGACGGGGAGGAGGTCCAGATAGACATCCTGGACACAGCCGGACAGGAGGACTACGCGGCCATTCGCGACAACTACTTCCGGAGTGGGGAGGGCTTCCTCCTCGTGTTTTCCATCACCGAGCACGAGTCATTCACAGCCACTGCCGAGTTCAG GGAACAGATCCTCCGCGTTAAGGCGGAAGAAGATAAAGTCCCGCTGCTGGTGGCGGGGAACAAGTCTGACCTGCAGGAGCGGAGGCAGGTGCCGCTGGAGGAGGCCAGGGCCAAGGCCGAGGAGTGGGGCGTGCAGTACGTGGAGACCTCGGCCAAGACGCGGGCCAACGTGGACAAG gtgtTCTTTGACCTCATGAGAGAGATCAGAGCAAAGAAGATGTCAGAAAACAAAGACAAGAACGGCAAGAAAAGCAGCAAGAAcaagaaaagttttaaagaaagatgTTGTTTACTGTGA
- the RALB gene encoding ras-related protein Ral-B isoform X2 — MAANKSKSQSSLALHKVIMVGSGGVGKSALTLQFMYDEFVEDYEPTKADSYRKKVVLDGEEVQIDILDTAGQEDYAAIRDNYFRSGEGFLLVFSITEHESFTATAEFREQILRVKAEEDKVPLLVAGNKSDLQERRQVPLEEARAKAEEWGVQYVETSAKTRANVDKVFFDLMREIRAKKMSENKDKNGKKSSKNKKSFKERCCLL, encoded by the exons ATGGCCGCAAACAAGAGCAAGAGCCAGAGCTCCCTGGCCCTTCACAAGGTGATCATGGTTGGCAGCGGAGGGGTGGGCAAGTCGGCCCTGACCTTGCAGTTCATGTATGATGAG TTCGTGGAGGACTATGAACCTACCAAGGCTGACAGTTACAGGAAGAAGGTGGTCCTGGACGGGGAGGAGGTCCAGATAGACATCCTGGACACAGCCGGACAGGAGGACTACGCGGCCATTCGCGACAACTACTTCCGGAGTGGGGAGGGCTTCCTCCTCGTGTTTTCCATCACCGAGCACGAGTCATTCACAGCCACTGCCGAGTTCAG GGAACAGATCCTCCGCGTTAAGGCGGAAGAAGATAAAGTCCCGCTGCTGGTGGCGGGGAACAAGTCTGACCTGCAGGAGCGGAGGCAGGTGCCGCTGGAGGAGGCCAGGGCCAAGGCCGAGGAGTGGGGCGTGCAGTACGTGGAGACCTCGGCCAAGACGCGGGCCAACGTGGACAAG gtgtTCTTTGACCTCATGAGAGAGATCAGAGCAAAGAAGATGTCAGAAAACAAAGACAAGAACGGCAAGAAAAGCAGCAAGAAcaagaaaagttttaaagaaagatgTTGTTTACTGTGA
- the RALB gene encoding ras-related protein Ral-B isoform X3: MLVSVQTVLLSPAISNVQEFVEDYEPTKADSYRKKVVLDGEEVQIDILDTAGQEDYAAIRDNYFRSGEGFLLVFSITEHESFTATAEFREQILRVKAEEDKVPLLVAGNKSDLQERRQVPLEEARAKAEEWGVQYVETSAKTRANVDKVFFDLMREIRAKKMSENKDKNGKKSSKNKKSFKERCCLL; the protein is encoded by the exons ATGTTGGTCTCCGTACAGACTGTACTCCTGTCTCCTGCCATTAGCAATGTGCAAGAG TTCGTGGAGGACTATGAACCTACCAAGGCTGACAGTTACAGGAAGAAGGTGGTCCTGGACGGGGAGGAGGTCCAGATAGACATCCTGGACACAGCCGGACAGGAGGACTACGCGGCCATTCGCGACAACTACTTCCGGAGTGGGGAGGGCTTCCTCCTCGTGTTTTCCATCACCGAGCACGAGTCATTCACAGCCACTGCCGAGTTCAG GGAACAGATCCTCCGCGTTAAGGCGGAAGAAGATAAAGTCCCGCTGCTGGTGGCGGGGAACAAGTCTGACCTGCAGGAGCGGAGGCAGGTGCCGCTGGAGGAGGCCAGGGCCAAGGCCGAGGAGTGGGGCGTGCAGTACGTGGAGACCTCGGCCAAGACGCGGGCCAACGTGGACAAG gtgtTCTTTGACCTCATGAGAGAGATCAGAGCAAAGAAGATGTCAGAAAACAAAGACAAGAACGGCAAGAAAAGCAGCAAGAAcaagaaaagttttaaagaaagatgTTGTTTACTGTGA